A part of Melittangium boletus DSM 14713 genomic DNA contains:
- a CDS encoding glycoside hydrolase family 43 protein: MRMSKALGVLALSVGVQACGGPEAAAPSVSEPLVEQAQSLGRLNIRNADPTVIRVDSTYISAEVEGGRLYVRTAPSVDALAGAARQLVWSNPSGWPEVWAPQLIKAGDTYYMYFTAGAGAAHRMYVIQSKSPTSGWSAAQRMALPDDKWAIDGTAFNYRGQWYFVWSGWVGNTDGEQTLFLARMSNPTTVTGARYVISQPREAFEKVEPNPPCRVNEGPEIIIDPAGQLHVVYSANGSWGESYCLADLRLKLNGDPTYVWDWFKSNGCLFGANRATIMAGWDPTLYAKGVGHHSFVLLNGDPNTSPPAGPTFPLAYHGVAKNEYPSDFWGARHWYSGSFQWWGNITYTRGSERNTGWSLKFYE; encoded by the coding sequence ATGCGCATGTCGAAGGCCTTGGGTGTTCTGGCGTTGAGCGTGGGCGTCCAGGCGTGTGGGGGTCCGGAAGCAGCGGCCCCGAGCGTGAGCGAGCCCCTCGTGGAGCAGGCCCAGTCGCTGGGCCGGCTGAACATCCGCAACGCGGACCCCACGGTCATCCGGGTGGACAGCACCTACATCTCCGCGGAGGTGGAGGGGGGGCGGCTGTACGTGCGCACGGCCCCGTCGGTGGACGCGCTGGCCGGCGCGGCGCGTCAGCTCGTCTGGAGCAACCCCTCGGGCTGGCCCGAGGTGTGGGCCCCGCAGCTCATCAAGGCGGGTGACACCTATTACATGTACTTCACGGCCGGGGCCGGCGCCGCCCACCGCATGTACGTCATCCAGTCCAAGTCGCCCACCAGCGGCTGGTCCGCCGCCCAGCGCATGGCGCTGCCCGACGACAAGTGGGCCATCGACGGCACGGCCTTCAACTACCGGGGCCAGTGGTACTTCGTCTGGTCCGGCTGGGTGGGCAACACCGACGGCGAGCAGACGCTCTTCCTCGCGCGCATGAGCAACCCCACCACCGTCACGGGCGCGCGCTACGTCATCTCCCAGCCCCGCGAGGCCTTCGAGAAGGTGGAGCCCAACCCCCCCTGCCGCGTCAACGAGGGCCCCGAGATCATCATCGATCCGGCCGGCCAGCTGCACGTGGTCTACTCGGCCAACGGCAGCTGGGGCGAGAGCTACTGCCTGGCGGACCTGCGCCTCAAGCTCAACGGCGACCCCACCTACGTGTGGGACTGGTTCAAGTCCAACGGGTGCCTCTTCGGCGCCAACCGCGCCACCATCATGGCTGGGTGGGATCCGACCCTGTACGCCAAGGGTGTGGGCCACCACTCCTTCGTGCTGCTCAACGGCGATCCCAACACCAGCCCCCCCGCGGGCCCCACCTTCCCCCTGGCCTACCACGGCGTCGCCAAGAACGAGTACCCCAGCGACTTCTGGGGCGCGCGCCACTGGTACTCGGGCTCCTTCCAGTGGTGGGGCAACATCACCTACACCCGGGGCAGTGAGCGCAACACGGGCTGGAGCTTGAAGTTCTACGAGTAG
- a CDS encoding M28 family peptidase, translating to MKRLSFGILVFLGCAHAPSAPPPGPNPSTPAPRSLPPHEGESHWRSLRQLTLEGENAEAYWAFSGKELTFQARHEGQGCDRIYWLDAQTGATRPISSGEGATTCAYALPSDQEVIYASTHEGGAACPPKPDMSLGYVWPLYDTYDIYKANADGSNLRPLTREKGYDAEATVCPKDGSILFTSVRDGDLELYRMDADGGNVKRLTHTPGYDGGAFFSPDCSKIVWRASRPAPGKELEDYQALLARGLVRPTKLELYVADADGSNATQVTYLNAASFAPAWHPTLPRLLFSSNYGDPKGREFDIWAVNVDGTGLERITTAPGFDGFPLFSPDGKQLAFSSNRATAPGRHDTNVFIVDWQETRTREPSAAAPVPAPADRVMEDVRFLASPEQGGRGIDTPGLEQSAAWLEKRFVALGLEPAGDAGTFRQRFPVITELKAASGTALELGGVRALDTAFVPLGFSADGEVKGDFVLAGHGIRAQALGVDDYAGLSVKGKIVVVRRFVPDTPAFASSEAQRRYGDLRHKAWTAKEAGARALVVVDWPVVAAGEKGAPPEASLPALKPEGAQDAGLPVVALKRAGFEAVLDKLAKRQKVSGRVAVKLDKVLKDTWNVVGKLPAAAAGTRASGVIVVGAHYDHLGEGGRGSLAPDRREPHLGADDNASGVAGLLEAARLLSGQRERLHRDVYFTAFSGEETGVLGSTAWTRTPPAGLGMKDVAAMLNLDMVGRLRDNHLTVLGADSGGEWRDLLAPACAKARVQCDGSGDGYGPSDHTPFYAAGVPVLHFFTGTHGDYHKPSDSADRVNAAGLAQVALVVSEVAAVASARPERVTYRSVPAPAPAGDLRSFNASLGTVPDYAPPAGTRGVLLAGVRPGGGAELGGLKRGDVLVRLGTHDVGSVEDLMYALNASKPGETVTAVVLREGAEVKLSVTFQESKRR from the coding sequence ATGAAGAGACTCTCCTTCGGCATCCTCGTCTTCCTGGGTTGCGCCCACGCTCCCTCGGCGCCGCCCCCTGGTCCCAACCCCTCGACGCCCGCGCCCCGGAGCCTGCCGCCCCACGAGGGCGAGTCGCACTGGCGCTCGCTGCGGCAGCTCACCCTCGAGGGCGAGAACGCCGAGGCCTACTGGGCCTTCTCTGGCAAGGAGTTGACATTCCAGGCCCGCCACGAGGGGCAGGGATGCGACCGCATCTACTGGTTGGATGCCCAGACGGGCGCCACGCGGCCCATCTCCAGCGGGGAGGGCGCCACCACGTGCGCCTATGCGCTCCCGTCGGATCAGGAGGTCATCTACGCCTCCACCCACGAGGGCGGCGCCGCCTGCCCCCCCAAGCCCGACATGAGCCTGGGCTACGTGTGGCCGCTCTACGACACCTACGACATCTACAAGGCGAACGCGGACGGCTCCAACCTCCGGCCGCTCACCCGCGAGAAGGGCTACGACGCCGAGGCGACGGTGTGCCCGAAGGACGGCTCCATCCTCTTCACCTCCGTGCGGGATGGGGATCTGGAGCTGTACCGGATGGACGCGGACGGGGGGAACGTGAAGCGGCTCACGCACACGCCCGGCTATGACGGCGGCGCGTTCTTCAGCCCGGACTGCTCGAAGATCGTCTGGCGGGCGAGCCGTCCCGCGCCGGGCAAGGAGCTGGAGGACTACCAGGCGCTGCTGGCCAGGGGGCTCGTGCGGCCCACGAAGCTGGAGCTGTACGTAGCGGACGCGGATGGCTCCAACGCCACCCAGGTCACCTACCTCAACGCGGCGAGCTTCGCCCCCGCCTGGCACCCGACACTTCCGCGCCTGCTCTTCTCCTCCAATTACGGAGACCCCAAGGGGCGCGAGTTCGACATCTGGGCGGTGAACGTGGACGGCACCGGGCTGGAGCGCATCACCACCGCGCCGGGCTTCGATGGCTTCCCGCTGTTCTCCCCGGACGGCAAGCAGCTCGCGTTCTCGTCCAACCGCGCCACGGCCCCGGGCCGCCACGACACCAACGTCTTCATCGTCGACTGGCAGGAGACGCGCACGCGCGAGCCCTCCGCCGCCGCGCCCGTGCCCGCGCCCGCGGACCGGGTGATGGAGGACGTGCGCTTCCTCGCGTCGCCCGAGCAGGGGGGCCGGGGCATCGACACGCCGGGGCTGGAGCAGTCCGCGGCCTGGTTGGAGAAGCGCTTCGTGGCGCTGGGCCTGGAGCCCGCCGGAGACGCGGGCACGTTCCGCCAGCGCTTCCCCGTCATCACCGAGCTCAAGGCCGCGAGCGGCACGGCGCTGGAGCTCGGCGGCGTGCGGGCCTTGGACACCGCCTTCGTGCCGCTGGGCTTCTCCGCGGACGGGGAAGTGAAGGGGGACTTCGTGCTCGCCGGCCATGGCATCCGCGCCCAGGCGCTGGGCGTGGACGACTACGCGGGCCTGTCGGTGAAGGGGAAGATCGTCGTCGTGCGGCGCTTCGTGCCGGACACGCCCGCCTTCGCCTCGAGCGAGGCGCAGCGCCGCTATGGGGACCTGCGTCACAAGGCGTGGACGGCCAAGGAGGCCGGGGCGCGGGCGCTCGTGGTGGTGGACTGGCCCGTGGTGGCGGCGGGGGAGAAGGGCGCTCCTCCCGAGGCCAGCCTGCCCGCGCTCAAACCCGAGGGCGCCCAGGACGCGGGCCTGCCCGTGGTGGCCTTGAAGCGCGCCGGCTTCGAGGCGGTGCTCGACAAGCTCGCCAAGCGGCAGAAGGTGAGCGGCCGCGTGGCGGTGAAGCTCGACAAGGTGCTCAAGGACACGTGGAACGTGGTGGGGAAGCTGCCCGCCGCGGCGGCCGGGACGCGGGCGTCCGGCGTCATCGTGGTGGGCGCTCATTATGATCACCTGGGCGAGGGAGGACGGGGCTCGCTCGCTCCGGATCGCCGCGAGCCGCACCTGGGCGCTGACGACAACGCCTCGGGCGTGGCGGGCCTGCTGGAGGCGGCGCGCCTGCTGTCGGGGCAGCGCGAGCGGCTGCACCGGGACGTGTACTTCACCGCCTTCTCCGGCGAGGAGACGGGCGTGCTCGGCTCCACCGCGTGGACGCGCACGCCGCCCGCGGGGCTCGGGATGAAGGACGTGGCCGCCATGCTCAACCTCGACATGGTGGGGCGGCTGCGCGACAACCACCTGACGGTGCTGGGCGCCGACTCGGGCGGGGAGTGGCGGGACTTGCTCGCCCCCGCGTGCGCCAAGGCCCGTGTCCAGTGCGATGGCTCCGGGGATGGGTATGGGCCCTCGGATCACACGCCCTTCTACGCGGCGGGAGTGCCCGTGCTGCACTTCTTCACCGGCACGCACGGCGACTACCACAAGCCCTCGGACAGCGCGGATCGGGTCAACGCGGCGGGGCTCGCCCAGGTGGCGCTCGTGGTGTCCGAGGTGGCCGCCGTGGCGAGCGCCCGGCCCGAGCGCGTCACCTACCGCAGTGTGCCCGCGCCCGCTCCGGCCGGGGACTTGCGCTCCTTCAATGCCTCGCTGGGCACGGTGCCGGACTACGCGCCGCCGGCGGGCACCCGGGGCGTGTTGCTCGCGGGCGTGCGGCCCGGGGGGGGCGCGGAGCTGGGCGGCCTCAAGCGCGGGGACGTGCTCGTGCGGCTCGGCACCCACGACGTGGGCAGCGTGGAGGACTTGATGTACGCGCTCAACGCCTCCAAGCCGGGCGAGACGGTGACCGCCGTCGTCCTGCGCGAGGGCGCCGAGGTGAAGCTCTCCGTCACCTTCCAGGAGAGCAAACGTCGCTGA
- a CDS encoding TonB-dependent receptor plug domain-containing protein, with amino-acid sequence MRGWRLLGVLVLAGPALAQEPAGAGGGEGGGLTTVVTGSRSVEHVRDAPVAVEVITRRDIEASGARDIAELLSGRPGVEVITGFAGAGLRLQGLGPEYSLLLVDGERVTGRVDGQLDLSRLSTDNIEQIEIVKGPSSVLYGSDAMAGVVNIVTRKARRPLGAEARVSYGGLRQLELEGSGEARGERWGLRLGGGYRRRDAYSLDPSRVSTSGSDLDSYRYSGRGELRVSERFQLEAKAEGNRKVQRGVDGLDTGAVIDRASQDEAFLATLLPTWELSEHTTLSFTGHYSRFRHRFVYDQRGASALDRIDETLEQLAKVGVQLNQGLGESHQLVAGVEALGEGLVSDRLESGRGQRSRLSLFAQDSWRVVSGLVAVPGLRVDVDSQFGTVGTPRLAFRFDPLQALTLRASYGFAFRSPSFQELLIDFENPSVGYVVAGNPALRPETSRGASLAGEARPVEGTLVWLGLFRNDLRDMITVVTLPEVAGLRFGYDNIARATVQGVEVGWNQRLPASILVELGYTFTHARDSTEDRPLPGQAAHRLTARANWRRRAWGLEASVRTALVGARPYYEDGDGDGVEETVLAPRYLTLDAQVSKDLGEVLRLFVAGNNLAGAGDARFLPIPPRSLYAGVSARF; translated from the coding sequence ATGCGAGGGTGGAGGCTGCTGGGTGTCCTGGTCCTGGCGGGGCCCGCGCTCGCGCAGGAGCCCGCCGGGGCGGGGGGAGGAGAGGGCGGGGGCCTGACGACGGTGGTGACGGGCTCGCGTTCGGTGGAGCACGTGCGGGACGCGCCCGTGGCCGTGGAGGTCATCACCCGGCGGGACATCGAGGCGAGTGGCGCGCGGGACATCGCGGAGCTGCTCTCGGGCCGGCCGGGCGTGGAGGTCATCACCGGCTTCGCGGGCGCGGGGCTGCGCTTGCAGGGGTTGGGTCCCGAGTACTCCCTGCTCCTGGTGGACGGGGAGCGGGTGACGGGCCGGGTGGATGGGCAGCTCGATCTCTCCCGGCTGTCCACGGACAACATCGAGCAGATTGAAATCGTCAAGGGACCCAGCTCGGTCCTCTATGGCAGCGATGCCATGGCCGGCGTGGTGAACATCGTCACGCGCAAGGCGCGCCGGCCGCTCGGCGCCGAGGCGCGCGTGTCCTACGGGGGCCTGCGGCAACTGGAGCTCGAGGGCAGTGGGGAAGCGCGGGGCGAGCGCTGGGGCTTGAGGCTGGGGGGAGGCTACCGCCGCCGGGACGCGTACTCGCTGGACCCCTCGCGGGTGAGCACTTCCGGGAGTGATCTCGACAGCTACCGCTACTCCGGCCGCGGGGAGCTGCGCGTCTCCGAGCGCTTCCAGCTCGAGGCCAAGGCGGAGGGCAATCGCAAGGTGCAGCGGGGCGTGGACGGGCTCGACACGGGGGCGGTGATCGATCGGGCGAGCCAGGACGAGGCCTTCCTCGCCACGCTCCTGCCGACGTGGGAGCTCTCGGAGCACACGACGCTGTCCTTCACCGGGCACTACTCGCGCTTCCGGCACCGCTTCGTCTACGACCAGCGCGGGGCCTCGGCGTTGGACCGGATCGACGAGACGCTGGAGCAGCTGGCCAAGGTGGGAGTGCAGCTCAATCAGGGGTTGGGCGAGTCGCACCAACTGGTGGCGGGCGTGGAGGCGCTGGGGGAAGGGCTGGTGTCGGATCGGCTGGAGTCGGGACGGGGCCAGCGCTCGCGGCTGTCGCTCTTCGCCCAGGACTCGTGGCGCGTGGTGTCCGGGCTCGTCGCGGTGCCGGGCCTGCGGGTGGATGTGGACTCCCAGTTCGGCACGGTGGGCACGCCGCGCCTGGCCTTCCGCTTCGATCCGCTCCAGGCGCTCACCCTGCGCGCCAGCTACGGCTTCGCGTTCCGCTCCCCGAGCTTCCAGGAGCTGCTCATCGACTTCGAGAACCCGAGCGTCGGCTACGTGGTGGCGGGCAATCCGGCGTTGCGGCCGGAGACGTCGCGCGGCGCGAGCCTGGCGGGCGAGGCCCGGCCCGTGGAGGGCACGCTCGTGTGGCTCGGCCTGTTCCGCAATGACTTGCGCGACATGATCACCGTCGTCACCCTGCCGGAGGTCGCGGGGCTGCGCTTTGGCTACGACAACATCGCACGCGCCACGGTGCAGGGGGTGGAGGTGGGGTGGAACCAGCGGCTGCCCGCCTCGATCCTCGTGGAGCTGGGCTACACCTTCACCCATGCCCGGGACAGCACCGAGGACCGGCCCCTGCCAGGACAGGCGGCCCACCGGCTGACGGCGCGCGCGAACTGGCGACGCCGGGCATGGGGACTGGAGGCCTCGGTGCGCACGGCGCTGGTGGGCGCGCGGCCCTACTACGAGGACGGGGACGGCGACGGGGTGGAGGAGACGGTGCTGGCGCCGCGCTACCTGACGCTGGACGCGCAGGTGTCCAAGGATTTGGGCGAGGTGCTGCGGCTCTTCGTCGCGGGCAACAACCTGGCGGGGGCGGGGGATGCCCGCTTCCTGCCCATTCCTCCCAGATCCCTCTACGCCGGAGTGTCGGCGCGTTTCTGA
- a CDS encoding HmuY family protein: MRTKRVHKWGAWCGLALLVGACGEDIGLSPEPEPEPNAPEDSRVNHVTNADGTWTTVVDATSSEVWVGVDLDGRTEADAAVDATWDLAIQRFHVRTRGGVNGSGGVKVAVLEGADFGALSAAPASGYAEDQPNEGTTQGTVFEREGGWYNYEVGTHKLTPKPLVYVVRSDQGRYFKVRIANYYDAVGTSGVLSFQWAEVAAP; the protein is encoded by the coding sequence ATGCGAACGAAGCGAGTCCACAAGTGGGGAGCGTGGTGCGGCCTGGCGTTGCTCGTGGGGGCCTGTGGCGAGGACATCGGCCTGTCGCCGGAGCCCGAGCCCGAACCGAACGCGCCGGAGGACTCCCGGGTGAACCATGTGACCAACGCGGACGGCACCTGGACGACCGTGGTGGACGCGACGAGCAGCGAGGTCTGGGTGGGTGTGGACCTGGACGGGCGGACCGAGGCGGACGCGGCGGTGGACGCGACGTGGGACCTGGCCATCCAGCGCTTCCACGTGCGCACCCGGGGAGGCGTGAATGGCTCGGGGGGCGTGAAGGTGGCGGTGCTCGAGGGCGCGGACTTCGGCGCGCTGAGCGCCGCGCCGGCGAGCGGGTACGCGGAGGATCAGCCCAATGAGGGCACCACCCAGGGCACCGTCTTCGAGCGGGAGGGCGGCTGGTACAACTACGAGGTGGGCACGCACAAGCTCACGCCCAAGCCCCTCGTGTACGTGGTGCGCAGCGACCAGGGCCGCTACTTCAAGGTGCGGATCGCGAACTATTACGACGCGGTGGGCACCTCCGGCGTGCTGTCCTTCCAGTGGGCGGAAGTCGCGGCCCCCTGA
- a CDS encoding peroxiredoxin produces the protein MAIKVGDEAPDFTFTLKNGSPASLKSLRQQRKAVVLYFYPKDDTPGCTAQACSFRDSYEAFSDAGAEVIGVSSDDSQSHDSFASKHRLPFSLVSDADGSLRKRYGVPRSFLGLMPGRVTYVIDRDGIVQHVFDSQLQATRHISEALDVLKRLSIS, from the coding sequence ATGGCGATCAAGGTTGGCGACGAAGCGCCGGACTTCACCTTCACCCTCAAGAATGGAAGCCCGGCCAGCCTCAAGTCCCTGAGACAACAGCGCAAGGCCGTGGTCCTCTATTTCTATCCGAAGGATGACACGCCGGGGTGCACGGCCCAGGCCTGCTCCTTCCGGGACTCGTACGAGGCCTTCTCCGATGCCGGTGCCGAGGTCATTGGCGTCAGCTCCGACGACTCCCAGTCGCACGACTCGTTCGCCTCCAAGCACCGGCTGCCCTTCTCGCTGGTGAGCGACGCGGATGGCTCCTTGCGCAAGCGCTACGGTGTGCCGCGCTCGTTCCTGGGGCTGATGCCGGGCCGGGTCACCTACGTCATCGACCGGGACGGCATCGTCCAGCACGTCTTCGACTCGCAACTCCAGGCGACCCGGCACATCTCCGAGGCCCTGGACGTGCTCAAGCGGCTGAGCATTTCCTGA
- a CDS encoding TonB C-terminal domain-containing protein, producing the protein MRRSRLLLAVLVSLALHGVLGLWLRQGERSAPPEPGSRTRPEPIVFEVIERHSPRGEEAPPASPPPAGAPPPASPPPARRPPRASPPSAPRVAEVPPPASAGPRVTEDEPRAVRLFPGPGGLPVTLMPAPGRASGHTMRAGEEPSSEQLRAEEHARVHGRVQGFVEKELATERVENGLVDTYFGEMDRALEKGLTGAPLFSYDGVLTHFFKPGPGWTQGLREMMAQAHSYGATGRPDVAGGPSGDDLGSVARSGAAGARARSGSTFADRLDSYSRGASALHVQVELEQSPTGQVLSVKLLESSGNPLFDAYVLENVPQSLAELGPASEHFAQRTKAPTVRSVWSVDGRVSFTRTVKLSKLHTLDAGDAAYVSGLAALGILSGGFDEVRGEVYIPDLRRPHFDIRTRLLQVY; encoded by the coding sequence ATGCGGCGCTCCCGTCTGCTCCTGGCCGTGCTGGTGTCCCTGGCCCTCCATGGGGTGTTGGGACTCTGGCTTCGTCAGGGGGAGCGGTCCGCGCCGCCCGAGCCCGGCTCCCGCACACGTCCCGAGCCCATCGTCTTCGAGGTCATCGAACGCCACTCGCCCCGGGGTGAAGAAGCACCCCCGGCGAGTCCTCCTCCTGCGGGAGCACCCCCACCGGCTTCACCTCCACCCGCGCGCCGTCCTCCCCGCGCGAGTCCTCCATCGGCTCCGCGTGTGGCCGAGGTCCCTCCGCCCGCGAGCGCCGGGCCGCGAGTGACGGAGGACGAGCCCCGCGCCGTGAGGTTGTTTCCGGGGCCGGGAGGCTTGCCCGTGACGTTGATGCCAGCGCCGGGGCGCGCTTCCGGACACACGATGAGGGCGGGAGAGGAGCCTTCGTCCGAGCAACTGCGCGCCGAGGAGCACGCGCGGGTGCATGGACGCGTCCAGGGCTTCGTCGAGAAGGAGCTGGCGACGGAGCGGGTGGAGAACGGTCTCGTCGACACCTACTTCGGGGAGATGGACCGGGCCCTGGAGAAGGGGCTCACGGGCGCGCCGCTCTTCTCGTACGACGGCGTGCTCACGCATTTCTTCAAGCCAGGTCCCGGGTGGACCCAGGGACTGCGCGAGATGATGGCGCAGGCGCACAGCTACGGCGCGACGGGGCGCCCGGACGTGGCGGGAGGGCCCTCGGGCGATGACCTGGGGAGCGTGGCGCGCTCGGGAGCCGCGGGCGCGCGGGCCCGCTCGGGGTCCACGTTCGCGGATCGGCTCGACAGCTACTCGCGGGGAGCCAGCGCGCTGCATGTCCAGGTGGAACTGGAGCAATCACCCACGGGCCAGGTGTTGTCGGTGAAGCTGCTCGAGTCCTCCGGCAATCCGCTCTTCGACGCGTACGTGCTCGAGAACGTTCCCCAGTCCCTGGCGGAGCTCGGTCCCGCTTCCGAACACTTCGCCCAGCGCACGAAGGCGCCCACCGTGCGCAGCGTCTGGAGCGTGGACGGAAGGGTGAGCTTCACCCGGACGGTCAAACTGTCGAAACTCCACACCCTGGACGCCGGAGACGCCGCCTACGTCTCGGGGCTCGCCGCGCTGGGCATCCTGTCGGGCGGCTTCGACGAGGTGCGAGGCGAGGTGTACATCCCGGACCTCCGCCGGCCGCACTTCGACATCCGGACCCGCCTGCTCCAGGTGTACTGA
- a CDS encoding YtxH domain-containing protein: protein MFFEKKAKLAVKSDLYRKYLARKLLKELPKYARAQWRDFEPDDALRHVGLTTYKPGRSSFAGIGAFVIGCAVGGIAALLLTPKTGPELRTDVKDKAMDYLGKQGINIGQEKTANA from the coding sequence ATGTTTTTCGAGAAGAAGGCCAAGTTGGCGGTGAAGAGTGACCTGTACCGCAAGTACCTCGCCAGGAAGCTCCTCAAGGAGCTTCCCAAGTACGCGCGGGCCCAATGGCGGGACTTCGAGCCGGATGATGCGCTGCGCCACGTGGGGCTGACCACCTACAAGCCCGGGCGCAGCTCGTTCGCGGGCATTGGCGCGTTCGTCATCGGGTGCGCCGTCGGCGGGATCGCCGCCCTGCTGCTCACGCCCAAGACCGGGCCGGAGCTGCGCACCGATGTGAAGGACAAGGCCATGGACTACCTCGGCAAGCAGGGCATCAACATCGGCCAGGAGAAGACCGCCAACGCGTGA
- a CDS encoding acyl-CoA dehydrogenase family protein: MDFELPESHRALQASLRDFCERKVRPFAREWDKDEHFPLEVVRELGGLGVMGMLVAEEYGGAAMDSLAVAVAVEEIARYDGSLALTVASHNGLGTSHLRVFGNEEQKRKYLPKLATGEWLGAWGLTEPGSGSDAAGMKTTAVRKGERWVLNGAKMFITQGTVGDLFVVLAVTSPQKKQKGITAFLLEKGMPGFSQRPIHGKLGMRSSDTAELVMEDVEVSDWHRLGEVDAGFIDTMKILDKGRITIGALSVGLGRGALEESVRYSRERTAFGQPISEFQGLRWMFADMKTEVDAARLLVHRAACLADAGKPYSMEASMAKLFASEAATRACNKAVQIHGGYGYTREFPVERYLRDAKLCEIGEGTSEIQRSIISREVFKQA, translated from the coding sequence ATGGACTTCGAACTTCCCGAAAGCCATCGTGCCCTCCAGGCGTCCCTCCGTGATTTCTGCGAGCGCAAGGTCCGACCTTTCGCGCGTGAGTGGGACAAGGACGAGCACTTTCCCCTGGAGGTCGTCCGGGAGCTGGGCGGGCTGGGGGTGATGGGCATGCTGGTCGCCGAGGAGTACGGCGGAGCGGCGATGGACTCGCTGGCGGTGGCGGTGGCGGTCGAGGAGATCGCGCGCTACGACGGCTCGCTGGCGCTCACGGTGGCGTCGCACAACGGCCTGGGGACGAGCCACCTGCGCGTCTTCGGCAACGAGGAGCAGAAGCGCAAGTACCTGCCGAAGCTCGCCACGGGCGAGTGGCTGGGCGCGTGGGGCCTCACGGAGCCGGGCAGTGGCTCGGACGCGGCGGGCATGAAGACCACGGCGGTGCGCAAGGGCGAGCGCTGGGTGCTCAACGGCGCGAAGATGTTCATCACCCAGGGCACGGTGGGCGATCTCTTCGTGGTGCTGGCGGTGACCTCGCCGCAGAAGAAGCAGAAGGGCATCACTGCGTTCCTCCTGGAGAAGGGCATGCCGGGCTTCAGCCAGCGGCCCATCCACGGCAAGCTCGGCATGCGCTCCTCGGACACGGCGGAGCTGGTGATGGAGGACGTGGAGGTGTCGGACTGGCACCGGCTGGGCGAGGTGGACGCGGGCTTCATCGACACGATGAAGATCCTCGACAAGGGCCGCATCACCATCGGGGCGCTGTCGGTGGGCCTGGGCCGTGGGGCGCTGGAGGAATCGGTGCGCTACTCGCGTGAGCGCACGGCCTTCGGCCAGCCCATCTCCGAGTTCCAGGGCCTGCGCTGGATGTTCGCGGACATGAAGACGGAGGTGGACGCGGCGCGCCTGCTGGTGCATCGCGCGGCGTGCCTCGCGGACGCGGGCAAGCCCTACAGCATGGAGGCGTCCATGGCGAAGCTGTTCGCCTCCGAGGCCGCCACGCGCGCCTGCAACAAGGCGGTGCAGATCCACGGCGGCTATGGCTACACGCGCGAGTTCCCCGTCGAGCGCTACCTGCGCGACGCCAAGCTGTGTGAGATCGGCGAGGGCACGAGCGAGATTCAGCGCTCGATCATCTCGCGCGAGGTCTTCAAGCAGGCGTGA